In Lycium ferocissimum isolate CSIRO_LF1 chromosome 11, AGI_CSIRO_Lferr_CH_V1, whole genome shotgun sequence, a single genomic region encodes these proteins:
- the LOC132038517 gene encoding protein RKD1-like codes for MTNDRVEEFITEKGKQREEINSSKMLSRDTISKYFYMPITQAPKELNIGVTLLKKRCRDLGIRRWPHRKLMSLQTLIKNVKELKRGEGNGMEQKWKDVINLLEEEKKKMEEIPDMELEEKTKRLRQACFKANFKRRKLMGMAELQASFGTYCNSSPVADNNAAIGYGHREENDDDEVIKSLLLVDRFTSSSPTLHD; via the exons atGACTAATGATCGTGTTGAGGAATTTATAACGGAAAAAGGGAAGCAAAGAGAGGAGATTAACAGTTCAAAAATGTTGTCTCGAGATACAATTTCAAAGTACTTTTACATGCCAATAACTCAAGCGCCCAAGGAACTTAATATTGGGGTGacacttttgaagaaaagatgTAGGGATTTGGGAATTCGAAGGTGGCCACATAGGAAGTTGATGAGTCTTCAAACACTAATCAAGAATGTTAAG GAATTGAAGAGGGGGGAAGGAAATGGTATGGAGCAAAAGTGGAAGGATGTGATAAATTTATTagaggaagagaagaagaagatggaggAAATTCCAGACATGGAACTtgaggagaaaacaaagagattAAGGCAAGCTTGTTTCAAGGCTAACTTCAAGAGGAGAAAGCTTATGGGTATGGCAGAATTGCAGGCTTCTTTTGGTACTTATTGCAACAGTAGTCCAGTCGCAGACAATAATGCTGCTATTGGTTATGGCCATAGAgaggaaaatgatgatgatgaagtcATTAAGTCTCTTCTTCTTGTCGATCGTTTCACTTCCAGTAGCCCAACCTTGCATGACtga